The following is a genomic window from Neodiprion pinetum isolate iyNeoPine1 chromosome 3, iyNeoPine1.2, whole genome shotgun sequence.
GAGcggctgaagaaaaaaaaaaaaatatcgaagaaaCCAATGTTTGAACAGCCAACGTTTCATATTTAACACATGAAAAATCTATGAATCTTCGATCGTTGAACGGTGATTATTTAACTATAATATGCAGTAAACGCGGACACTGCGAAATTCCTCGTATTTTTACACTCTTTGCGCGGGGATTCTTAACGGTATGCTGTACAATGTACAACAACGATAATAGcaacgatttaaaaataataaaaatgcatCCACGCACGTTACACATATTCTGTAAATTCTCGCGATTGCGCGAAGAGAAAGGAAATGAAAGGAATGGATGCATAGAAGTTTCGGAGTAGAGTGTGTGAAAGGGGTGAGGAgagggggggcgggggggaggaggggaggggggttGAAAGATATACGGATAGatagcgagagagagaggggggggggggggggggggggggggggggtgaggaaaaataatagcgTGCACGGGAGTAAAATGATGATGACGGCAGGATGTGTGACGAAGGGGGAGAAACTCAAAGGAACAAAGTACGCGTGCATGCGAGTGTGTGGCGCAAGGATATGGGGGGAGAACACAGCGACGCCGTGCAATGAGTCAGGATTATACGTACGCGGTGAAAAAGgggatggaaataaaaaagagagagagagagaaagagagagaggggaagGATGGGGGAGGGAGGGACGTGATCGGCACACGACGGAAACTTCCACTAACGTGTAAAACGCGTCCATGTGATACCGTTCGATcatgacgtaaaaaaaaaaaaaacgagcgCGCgcataaagtaaaaaataaaaataaaataaaaaaaaagcaatccTGCTCCCCTTTTTCTCGCCCCGCCCTTCCAAGCTACAATAAAAACTTTTGATGCTCGCggcaaataaaaagaaaggaagaaagaaagaacgggaagaagagagagagagagagagagagagagagagaggggagagagagagagagagagagagagagaggagagagagagagaggagagagagagagagaggagagagagaggagagaggagagaataaaaaatagacatttataatagaaatttttcggtGCGTTTAGTATTTGTTTTTCTAGGCATTTGATCATCGTTAATTCATTTCGTAATTTTACTACGTTTTTGTCGGAAAGGGTTAAGATTCGTAATTTCCAAAGTTACGAAAGCGCCaagttacgaattttttttttgcggcgAAACTTTGGGTACAGAGATCAAACTTTGaggaaacatcgaaatttttaacgatGAAAGATTTTTAGTTACGTGAATTTccggcttggtgaaatttcacgacTTTGATCcttctttgtttttgattttccatGTTTTTCCGTACGGAATCCTGGTCGTTCGGATTGTcgggttttttttcattttttccacccactcgttgagtaaactatgCTCTGCgagtatatttgaattttcggaatttcactccgtcgaaactttatttgtcggaactttgctctgtcgtaacttgaattttccgAATCTAGCATTTCGAAACATCGATGTGTAAAGGTTTCCggccattcgaaactttgttgttttttcaaagtttgatttctttacttcaagtgtttcgccaccaaataattcggattTGGGCACTTTCGggacttttcaaattcgaaacttcaacccccccccccccccccttattttatgacatttataaatatgtataataaaagatATTACGTTATATTCGACTTTGGTGTTTTttcgcactttttttttaaataaaactttctTCGATTCATAATCTCATCTCGTCGATTTTCGTCTTTGCTCTATTTACAAGTTGTACTTATTCATACGTACATTGATATCAACTATTAGATATTCAAACGATAAGAAACAGAAACACGAAACTAGCAGATTTTCGTCTGATTTCAagatcgttaatttttcgactACTGGCAAAGAAAAGTttcgtgtttaaaaaaatgctaaTAATTACGGCTGTTGCAGAGCCTGCATCGAGATGAGCTTATATTACAGACGGTATAATATAAGAAAGAGGAacgcgaagaagaaaaagaagaagtggGAAAAAATGGGTAgggtggagggggggggggggggggaattaTAACGCGGGTGGATAAGAAGAGAAGAACAGCATAAAAGAGATCCTGCGCTTCAAACCGTGAatttcctccttctcctcctcctcctcctcctcttcctcctcctcctcctcctcttcctcctcctcctccttctcctccgcCCCTTCATCATCCTACTTTTTTATCTCTTTGTCAGTATTTCCTTGCTacgagaagaggaaaaaaaaagtccgcGCGCAGCTCGCGCAGTTgctgaaaaggaaaaaggaggAGGACTGAAGAAAAAGCGGAAGAGCCGAGGAGCGGAGAGAaggaaggggggggggagtgagAGAGGATAGGATCCAGTCCTGCCACCCTTTCCTACGATACCTACCCGCATATGGAAATACACGTACATGGTATTATGGCacgtatgtatacgtgtgtaaTACATCATAATAGATAAGAGCGAACGCGAGGAGAAGAAACGCGAAAAGGGAGGACAAAGAATGGAAGAGAGAGACACGCGAAGGAGTGcagatttttttgattctacTTATAATCTATATATGAAATGCAGAATTTAACATACGACGATTGGGAAAGgcgtgtaaatattttcattcgttaaaTTACCCTCGCCTGTATAATCTGTACGTATATTATCTTGATTTCGATGGAATCTTTCATTCGAATTTTCCGCGTCTTTGAAACGTTATAACACCAATTCGCGTCTTCAATTCTTGTAAGTTCAGTTTCCATATTGTagaattcttattttcaatattgatCGACAATTGACTCGTTagaaacattttatttaatttatatatttctcTTCAAATTATCTTCTactttacatatgtatatatatatatatatatacacacagtGTAGGTATCTCTATAATATTaccatgtatacatatatctatatcttGATCCTTTCTTTCTGTAAATACGAACATGATAAATGAGTGTAAACCAGATATGGTATATGTAAAACACATGGACGTGGTAGATATTCCATACAAAGAGACacagagagaagagagagagagagagagagagagagaagaggtAAAATTCTGTAGAATGTGTACGTTTGTAGGGTGATGGCCTAGATTCGGTCAAGACCTGCTTTctagcaacagcaacagcagcagcagcagcagcagaagcagcaaGCAGGAACAGCAGAAACAGACTGCGGCATTTCTCTTTATTacattgtgtgtgtgtgtgtgagaaGAGAGTTATACGGCAGAAGGAGTATGAAACTTCTTCCGCGAGCGAAGTAAATGGAAAAGAAGAGGCAAACTAAGAAAAAGTAAGACGTGGAGGGGCGAAAAAGCGAGGCGAGAGGCCGATGGAAATCGGCCACTGTCGAagtctttttcttcttctctttcttttttttttcatcttatcCTTCTTTTTTGTTTACGGCAAAATTATCGCCAAATCGAAGAATTATACTTTTCTCCCGCGCGATTATCATCGGCGCTTCGCGCCGTTGTCGAAATGTGGCGggagaattcaaattttcaccgccAGAACGAACACGATTCGACTTTCAttattcgaattgaatttgaaacacgatcaTTGGGCACGAAAGTATTTTCCAgtgataatataaaattattagaaaaacgaaaaacaattccgtgATGTTATAAGTAtatggtatatgtatatatatatatatatatatatatatatccctGTGAACGAAATTCAAAGGGATAAGATTTATCGTAGAAGGCGGAAAATATAAGGGGGGAAACATTCGGACGTAAGAAATACACTTTATTTACCACGGGCACGTGTATgctgtatttatatatacattataggTATAGGAGAAAATTCTGAGAACGGAAGAAACGAGGAAGCGAAAAAGGAGGGGAAAAAAGGGAACCGGAAAAATTTGTGCAAGATGACGGTTGATTCGCAGGTCACTAGCTGTGTACCGTTTCTAGTGGCGTGGAGTGTTTTGCTCGTACGTTACGAGCAACTGACAAGCTAACccagaaatgaatgaaatacgCGGAGCGCGTATTATCGTCTCATTGTCAGCGAGTACGATATAcgggggggagggagagagaggaagaggatAAATAGCGCGTACGTggtgaggaaaaagaaaacgatcaAATGACACGTCGACGACGAAGATGACGATGATTTTTGTTACATAAGCCtgggataaaaattccattatTTCTAGGTAGATGGGAAAAGATGTATATTAACTTGACCGAGAAGTAGAAGGAAGAAACATTTCTTCTTCACGTGTAATATGATAACGTTTACAGCGAGAAAAGCGATAATCATTGTCATCATCATCCTTGTAGATATTGTTACACCATTGCAATGTAAACATTGACGACGAGTAAAACGGATAATTCGATCGATCGCAGTTAAAAACGCGAGATCGTCAagagcgtaaaaaaaaaaaaaaaatcgtacgaaATAAATATCGTAACGAGTAAAAAACATCATCGGCTGTACAATTTAAATCCTACCACGTTGTGATTGTGTACTGTCAAAGTAAAGGGCAAACGGTGTGTGGATATTGACAGAATAAACTGATACAGACGTTGTGTTAACGTAACAAATAAATCGCACGTTCTCAGATGCATACGTACACGCATACATGCACAGAGTATAAATCAGCTGTCACTCACCGTTTGATAGTCAGAACGTCGCAGGAACGTATTCGAGATgtgtgtaaaagaaaaatgatgaaaacagagaagtaaaaaaaaaaaaaaaaacaaataaaaaaaaatgtaaataaaaaaaaacccaacaacaacaacaatagcagcagcagcagcaacgacGACGAATAAATAATACGGAGAGTACGAAAGCAGgtaaaaacaaacgaaaacaaaacaaacaaacaaacgaataaacaaacaaacaaacaaactggCGACACgcactgactgactgactgactgactgactgaccgACCGACTGTCTCGTCGATAtacgaaaattattcgtcAGCGCGTTATTATTTCGAACTTTGTTTTACACACGGTGCCCGACACAACGGACACGAAGCGTTGCGGACGACGGCGCAAAACGATTAAGCGATTTTGTTGTGGACCCCAATTCTTCACTCCGGCTCTCTCTTGCCCCGGCTTTCCACTTCTCCTACTCTCCTTTCGCCGCTCCTCTGGACCGCGGGAAGCGGTGATGCGGCATGAGGACGGAACCTCGGCGTCAGTTTTGTGGCTGCGGAAGGGCGGTGAGGGGGGGAGCAAGGTAttgggcgggagggcgggcgggcggaGAGACGAACGCGATTCACGGACGTACGAAttaccgccgccgccgccgtcTAGCAGCCTGCGCTGCGGACCGATTTTCGTCATCTGCGCCGCGTCTCCCTAAGACTTCGCCACCGTTTCCGTGCTACCCGGCGGCCCGGCTTCATACTTCGCCGTTCGATCGTTACCACGTAGAGTTCCTACCGCCACGGCcattgtgtaaaaagtaaGCGCGGCGGGTAGTGCAAGCCGAGGACGGAGGACGGACGCTGTTTGGTTTTCATTTCCCCAAAAATacggaatatatatatatatagatatatatatatatatatacgcatacacacattacatacagatatatatatatatgtatatatttaaaaaataataatacaacgGGTATATATTAAAGTATAGAGACGTATATGCaacagttttcatttttcaatgagaggaaacaatatttttgattggTCTTTCTAACCCCTCTTTGATATCGCCTCGACACATTCGCCGCTCAGCCTCctcgtcatcatcgtcatcatcatcatcccctCATGTTGTGATATTAGATTGTGCCAAGCCGACGTGAGTactcgataattttttttttttatctacgtattatgtataggtattattttataattctcGATGTTTGAACGCGCGCGCGTGTTTCtatgtgcgtgcgtgcgtgcgtgcgtgtgtgtgtgcgtgcgagTGCATCGGTACAGATTCTTGTAGTACATAGTTTTCTTTGTTATCATATTATTACTCTCTCGATGTTATCTTCGACGCGTTTCCGATCGTTTTCTCCCGTTTCATGGCCTGCCGGTTAGGGATAAACCAATATTGCGAACCCGCCGTAAAAGGCGGTGGTCCTCCCTAGCGTTCCGAATTTTCGGGGAAATTTGTGAGATTTTCCGGAAAAACTTGAATCTCTTGTGCCGACCTGAGTCGTTCAATCGATGATACCCTCGAGCTCGATCGATTTCAACCGGTTTGTCATACGTCCTTCGCATTTAGTAGCAATGTCCGACAATTTTCCTCacgattttcaaacacttttcgcCATTTTGTCCTTACCCAGTCCGCGAAGTCGGCCATTGCGCGTTCACCGGCcccatcctcctcctcctcttcctccgcTTCTATATACGCGGAGTGAAGAACAGGGGGGGAAAACTGAAACCGTGGCCCCTTTTATTCCTTGCCCGGGGCTCgactttttcttctcttttcttttctcgccatcattttttttcttttcccttctcATCTTTTTCTCACGTTTCACGTTGACGTGTGAAcgcgacgacgaggacgatCGCTAGCCTAGCATATGGCCGGATCGATGTTGCTAGATCGGAAAATTGGGCATGGGCGAGGTATTTTCTCCGGTCGATTTAGTCGCGACAATTTCACTCCGATTCGTGCAGTTCGTAAGAAAGCTTTGAACGCTCCGGCGCACTAAACGCCGTTGCAATGTTCCGTCGATAGGTTATGTATGTATTCATATTTTCCCAGATATTGGTAATCAGTACTGCCAACGGTATCGATCCGTTTTCTCGCGCTACTTTCTACCCGCGCATTAACTCGAAATCgttaaagagagagagagagacggccTGTTGACATacagaaagagaagaaagataATAAGCGGCGCGTGCGGCGTACataaatttttcgttacgCGACGAGACGAAGAGCGGAGAAGCTGAAAACCCGtggaatcgaatcggagagagagatagagtgAGCGATAGAAGTTTATCTGTCAATTGTcaataatatttgtttatagTTGCTCGCACATTGCCGGACGAGGTACGTTAACGATGATTCGCGCAGATTACGTCACAGTGTGATAATAATACGAGCGATTGCGTAATTGAACACGAGTGCATCACTCCAATAACGTGACAACAAGACATCCGCGCGACCCGGCTGATTAACCGCGATATCGTAACGAGTTATTTTCACGGTAATTGCTATAGTCGATAGTTCCACCCAATCGTCAGCTGTGTCTCGCTATTTTACCATATACCTacagagagtgagaaagagtATATCTATAGTTTTTAACGCCGTGCATTTGTAAACGAAGTATATCATCGAACCGTGGCTACACGTTTGTCGTCAAACTACACGATTATCGTACGTGTCAAGATTTTCTCAAACACGCTTGACCTTTAGCTGCGATCGTTCCTCCCCCCTCCCGCGAAACGCCGCGTAGTATGTCAAAACCGCCGCCTACGAAGATTAACAGCCACTGCTAGCTGCGGCTCAATTCAGATCGTGCAACGCACACTTTGCCTCGCCTACAGCGACGCGCAACTGTCGGAATATACTTTCTAAATTCTAAACCGTAACGTTGCCGCTCCGTGTATCAAACGGCGGTGATATCGTGTACCCACGTTTATTAGTCACCTCGGTGCAAATAAGGACATTTTACGCCGCTACCCGAAGGTTATCGTCGTATTCGTCCGTCGAAGGGAGCCACCGGTGTTGGGAAATGTACGTTGGGAATAAGATTTTCACTAAACACGTACCGGATTTCGGGAAACGTATTGCCGCTGTGtctacatacacacacacacacacatcgtACCTGGGTAGGCTCGACCCTCACCGCGCCTGCGCGTTCGGCGATTCATTTGCGCTTGCGCAGCTCGACTAGACCCGATCCCCATTTCCGTCTGACACAGAGAGGTCCGAACGCCCGCTGCACCAAACCCCACCAGTGAGAGTTACCGTTAGTTAGAAGCATACGCACAAAGGAAAAGACCAGGCGAGAGAGGAGACGACGACGCGCTTGCATCACCAGTAGCCATTTTGGAAGCTTTGCACGACATAATTTTCCGCCGCTCCTCGCTCTCTTTACTCGGTATTCAACCACCGTTGCCCGGTAGTATCGCGCGTCCCTGGCTCCCTGGTGGATAGATaatggaaaagaaataatatatttaataattaattcaacgTGTCGTGACTTGAGGCTTTCAATAACGGTTAAATCGAAGATGGATCGAACGCGAGGAAGATAACGCACTATCGGGGCAAAGTTTTTCCtaattaaatatcatttcTCCCGTTTCTTGTTacgaacagaaaggaggaAAAGAGAGATATAAACGACGGATCGGAATACACAAAATTCATTCAACGCCATGGAAGACGACCAACAGTTCTGCCTTAGATGGAACAACCACCAAAGCACATTAATACAGAACTTCGATACGCTTTTGGAAAGCGGCACATTAGTCGACTGCACTTTGGCGGCGGAGGGGAAATATTTAAAGGCCCACAAAGTAGTCCTCTCCGCGTGCAGTCCGTACTTTGAGGTGAGTTCTCTTTTTATCATTCACCTATATTTGTTCTCATCAGTGCATCTTTCCGTatcctcccctcccctcctcctCAAGTTCTTGTCATTCCGCGTATTGATTAATCTTTTATCGCGCGCACGTGTGTCGCGAACAGTGACCTCCCCGATCttcgtaattattttctacGCGTTGAGAACGGatcgttcgatttttcaacttcccaACAGTTCTCGTTCCTCCCTCCTTCTCATCCTCCCCACATTCCTGGCTCGTCATATCTCTATAAGCTCGAGATGGGCGCCACAGAGTTTAATCAATACCAAATAGAGGTTGATGTCGAAACAAAATGGCCGCTCGCCTGATACAGTTGGCCACTGTGTACCGTAGCAAGGGGTTTGGCAGCGTCAGGGGgggagtgagtgagtgagttaGTTTGTTTGATCCCCTCTTGCCTCCTGATCAATACGGGGAAAGCAAAATGGCGGATTTCCAGGGTTCTTACCGGGAGAGTGGGAGGGGGGGTCCCGGGAATATGccgaaatgaattttccatttttcccaCATCTTGGGCGAATCGAACTTTTACCCAATTAAGTTCTGTGCGTAGggtttaagtaaaaaaaaaaaaaaaaaaaaaaaaaagaaaactgcgGAGAGGGGTGCAACATTGAGAACGTTGAACTCTTTAATAATTtggtacttttttttctcgtcatcTTTTAGGGCCTCCTCAGCGAACACTATGACAAACATCCAGTTTTCATACTCAAAGATGTCAAATTTAAAGAGCTCAAAGCCATGATGGACTACATGTACAGGGGGGAAGTGAACATCTCCCAAGACCAATTGGCGGCGCTTTTAAAAGCTGCGGAGTCTCTTCAAATAAAAGGACTTTCGGAAAGTAAAGGCGGCGGAGGGGGGGGTGGTGGTGGAGGCAGCTGTAACAGTAAAACAGAACAGAGGCAACAGAAAATAGTATCGTCACAATCCACAGCACAGTCGTTAGACATTCCACATACGTCTTCCGGTCTCACTATTGAAAAGAACAGTAAAGTTCCTAGGCAGAGTCTTTCGCAGACGTCCGTCGATATACCAGAAGATTCTGCCAGCCCACAAATCTCTAGAGGGCTGTCCTCcaggtaaataaaattattttcatgcaCATATACTTTGTGTTTGAATGTAAaagtctgaaaatatttaaatagttTCGATTGTTActaaacttgaaaatatgCTTCCTCTGATTTCAGGGAAGGCTCCCTTAGCCCGACGTCattaagaaaaagaaaaaagcttaGAAGAAGAAGTATCGGCGACGATAACTCAGTTGAAAATCATGAGGCATCTAATTCCAGTGACGTCTCTCATTCTATGGGTGTTCCAGCGCTCGGTATAGCGCCGGTTGCAGATGAGAAAGTTC
Proteins encoded in this region:
- the LOC124214177 gene encoding protein tramtrack, beta isoform isoform X14 → MEDDQQFCLRWNNHQSTLIQNFDTLLESGTLVDCTLAAEGKYLKAHKVVLSACSPYFEGLLSEHYDKHPVFILKDVKFKELKAMMDYMYRGEVNISQDQLAALLKAAESLQIKGLSESKGGGGGGGGGGSCNSKTEQRQQKIVSSQSTAQSLDIPHTSSGLTIEKNSKVPRQSLSQTSVDIPEDSASPQISRGLSSREGSLSPTSLRKRKKLRRRSIGDDNSVENHEASNSSDVSHSMGVPALGIAPVADEKVHADPTDSLGRSALMQQLTKPADEMLQMPIEKPEPNDNLIEPKSEYLEDPEESVEDLTLDDDMNDLNEMEQDNPRAGPSHDPSQHPGLASWHVTGDRSNAGGVVGAVGGTPGTTDEVFLAAQEAAQAHRDSQETLVRSMLPKSSGSHRQRYPMVPMVKDLATMWLAKQRIDFSYRCEACGKGYQHRATLLRHTRHECGKEPRFKCPYCVHRTKQRGNLYQHIRTNHPGMNVFSSTI
- the LOC124214177 gene encoding protein tramtrack, beta isoform isoform X41; protein product: MEDDQQFCLRWNNHQSTLIQNFDTLLESGTLVDCTLAAEGKYLKAHKVVLSACSPYFEGLLSEHYDKHPVFILKDVKFKELKAMMDYMYRGEVNISQDQLAALLKAAESLQIKGLSESKGGGGGGGGGGSCNSKTEQRQQKIVSSQSTAQSLDIPHTSSGLTIEKNSKVPRQSLSQTSVDIPEDSASPQISRGLSSREGSLSPTSLRKRKKLRRRSIGDDNSVENHEASNSSDVSHSMGVPALGIAPVADEKVHADPTDSLGRSALMQQLTKPADEMLQMPIEKPEPNDNLIEPKSEYLEDPEESVEDLTLDDDMNDLNEMEQDNPRAGPSHDPSQHPGLASWHVTGDRSNAGGVVGAVGGTPGTTDEVFLAAQEAAQAHRDSQETFPSTYGGGDHQCPECGKRYKNLSSLNRHTRYGCGPTKLKCACPHCGRFYSRPDTLAEHVARIHISQI
- the LOC124214177 gene encoding protein tramtrack, beta isoform isoform X39, translated to MEDDQQFCLRWNNHQSTLIQNFDTLLESGTLVDCTLAAEGKYLKAHKVVLSACSPYFEGLLSEHYDKHPVFILKDVKFKELKAMMDYMYRGEVNISQDQLAALLKAAESLQIKGLSESKGGGGGGGGGGSCNSKTEQRQQKIVSSQSTAQSLDIPHTSSGLTIEKNSKVPRQSLSQTSVDIPEDSASPQISRGLSSREGSLSPTSLRKRKKLRRRSIGDDNSVENHEASNSSDVSHSMGVPALGIAPVADEKVHADPTDSLGRSALMQQLTKPADEMLQMPIEKPEPNDNLIEPKSEYLEDPEESVEDLTLDDDMNDLNEMEQDNPRAGPSHDPSQHPGLASWHVTGDRSNAGGVVGAVGGTPGTTDEVFLAAQEAAQAHRDSQVSPAGEGSSSDLKFRCVMCGRGYRSRSSLTRHSRYECGGLGSRYTFTCTLCGKYFCRPDHLKQHILHIHGGSVTK
- the LOC124214177 gene encoding protein tramtrack, beta isoform isoform X37; this encodes MEDDQQFCLRWNNHQSTLIQNFDTLLESGTLVDCTLAAEGKYLKAHKVVLSACSPYFEGLLSEHYDKHPVFILKDVKFKELKAMMDYMYRGEVNISQDQLAALLKAAESLQIKGLSESKGGGGGGGGGGSCNSKTEQRQQKIVSSQSTAQSLDIPHTSSGLTIEKNSKVPRQSLSQTSVDIPEDSASPQISRGLSSREGSLSPTSLRKRKKLRRRSIGDDNSVENHEASNSSDVSHSMGVPALGIAPVADEKVHADPTDSLGRSALMQQLTKPADEMLQMPIEKPEPNDNLIEPKSEYLEDPEESVEDLTLDDDMNDLNEMEQDNPRAGPSHDPSQHPGLASWHVTGDRSNAGGVVGAVGGTPGTTDEVFLAAQEAAQAHRDSQVGRLHSSSQYDDVHPMADYRRLACPSCGRTYKYRGGLLRHLTECFLEVEKMKRDVALSQRLPSASHKDHAQFSYKYWK
- the LOC124214177 gene encoding protein tramtrack, beta isoform isoform X31 codes for the protein MEDDQQFCLRWNNHQSTLIQNFDTLLESGTLVDCTLAAEGKYLKAHKVVLSACSPYFEGLLSEHYDKHPVFILKDVKFKELKAMMDYMYRGEVNISQDQLAALLKAAESLQIKGLSESKGGGGGGGGGGSCNSKTEQRQQKIVSSQSTAQSLDIPHTSSGLTIEKNSKVPRQSLSQTSVDIPEDSASPQISRGLSSREGSLSPTSLRKRKKLRRRSIGDDNSVENHEASNSSDVSHSMGVPALGIAPVADEKVHADPTDSLGRSALMQQLTKPADEMLQMPIEKPEPNDNLIEPKSEYLEDPEESVEDLTLDDDMNDLNEMEQDNPRAGPSHDPSQHPGLASWHVTGDRSNAGGVVGAVGGTPGTTDEVFLAAQEAAQAHRDSQGLRVVPMRGKYDTTSQVYYCQYCNKKYKNRHSRNMHRWRDCLNNPTAYRNTRVIQCLECAYNTVHASSMHKHCQRKHSYPKT
- the LOC124214177 gene encoding protein tramtrack, beta isoform isoform X42, with product MEDDQQFCLRWNNHQSTLIQNFDTLLESGTLVDCTLAAEGKYLKAHKVVLSACSPYFEGLLSEHYDKHPVFILKDVKFKELKAMMDYMYRGEVNISQDQLAALLKAAESLQIKGLSESKGGGGGGGGGGSCNSKTEQRQQKIVSSQSTAQSLDIPHTSSGLTIEKNSKVPRQSLSQTSVDIPEDSASPQISRGLSSREGSLSPTSLRKRKKLRRRSIGDDNSVENHEASNSSDVSHSMGVPALGIAPVADEKVHADPTDSLGRSALMQQLTKPADEMLQMPIEKPEPNDNLIEPKSEYLEDPEESVEDLTLDDDMNDLNEMEQDNPRAGPSHDPSQHPGGGADMPVRSTGDLGGALWATHFLDYKKGSNIRRPRPDVDVGALLKSLANKQGRKYSLDSVKMSLEAILQQGVSTTQASEMYGINRSTLQFYLKKLNVVRRRWRQPETWVQNRQS
- the LOC124214177 gene encoding protein tramtrack, beta isoform isoform X46 — its product is MEDDQQFCLRWNNHQSTLIQNFDTLLESGTLVDCTLAAEGKYLKAHKVVLSACSPYFEGLLSEHYDKHPVFILKDVKFKELKAMMDYMYRGEVNISQDQLAALLKAAESLQIKGLSESKGGGGGGGGGGSCNSKTEQRQQKIVSSQSTAQSLDIPHTSSGLTIEKNSKVPRQSLSQTSVDIPEDSASPQISRGLSSREGSLSPTSLRKRKKLRRRSIGDDNSVENHEASNSSDVSHSMGVPALGIAPVADEKVHADPTDSLGRSALMQQLTKPADEMLQMPIEKPEPNDNLIEPKSEYLEDPEESVEDLTLDDDMNDLNEMEQDNPRAGPSHDPSQHPGLASWHVTGDRSNAGGVVGAVGGTPGTTDEVFLAAQEAAQAHRDSQELRQKWKNIGKESVVLKSQYVAETDYTAVYLPDESFFENQQSSVPFYNIQRCLNF
- the LOC124214177 gene encoding protein tramtrack, beta isoform isoform X17 — translated: MEDDQQFCLRWNNHQSTLIQNFDTLLESGTLVDCTLAAEGKYLKAHKVVLSACSPYFEGLLSEHYDKHPVFILKDVKFKELKAMMDYMYRGEVNISQDQLAALLKAAESLQIKGLSESKGGGGGGGGGGSCNSKTEQRQQKIVSSQSTAQSLDIPHTSSGLTIEKNSKVPRQSLSQTSVDIPEDSASPQISRGLSSREGSLSPTSLRKRKKLRRRSIGDDNSVENHEASNSSDVSHSMGVPALGIAPVADEKVHADPTDSLGRSALMQQLTKPADEMLQMPIEKPEPNDNLIEPKSEYLEDPEESVEDLTLDDDMNDLNEMEQDNPRAGPSHDPSQHPGLASWHVTGDRSNAGGVVGAVGGTPGTTDEVFLAAQEAAQAHRDSQGLRTRDASIKLKKRSQHCHTVKSKLNQTNENIRFMCPKCKRDFSCKGNRNRHVNYDCGHPPRFQCPYCKLRSKQTSYIYWHVRNKHPGLEVYTLDLKL
- the LOC124214177 gene encoding protein tramtrack, beta isoform isoform X12, which gives rise to MEDDQQFCLRWNNHQSTLIQNFDTLLESGTLVDCTLAAEGKYLKAHKVVLSACSPYFEGLLSEHYDKHPVFILKDVKFKELKAMMDYMYRGEVNISQDQLAALLKAAESLQIKGLSESKGGGGGGGGGGSCNSKTEQRQQKIVSSQSTAQSLDIPHTSSGLTIEKNSKVPRQSLSQTSVDIPEDSASPQISRGLSSREGSLSPTSLRKRKKLRRRSIGDDNSVENHEASNSSDVSHSMGVPALGIAPVADEKVHADPTDSLGRSALMQQLTKPADEMLQMPIEKPEPNDNLIEPKSEYLEDPEESVEDLTLDDDMNDLNEMEQDNPRAGPSHDPSQHPGLASWHVTGDRSNAGGVVGAVGGTPGTTDEVFLAAQEAAQAHRDSQGNHGYLDFMRHVKYSEMEKHPCPNCSRWYKRRSHMLRHYRYECGVPQRFECPYCGSRLRQRTQVWAHIKKLHQNSTLYCTDVMTNNVLVPQSLCKQGGISGVQITDNKVI
- the LOC124214177 gene encoding protein tramtrack, beta isoform isoform X32 produces the protein MEDDQQFCLRWNNHQSTLIQNFDTLLESGTLVDCTLAAEGKYLKAHKVVLSACSPYFEGLLSEHYDKHPVFILKDVKFKELKAMMDYMYRGEVNISQDQLAALLKAAESLQIKGLSESKGGGGGGGGGGSCNSKTEQRQQKIVSSQSTAQSLDIPHTSSGLTIEKNSKVPRQSLSQTSVDIPEDSASPQISRGLSSREGSLSPTSLRKRKKLRRRSIGDDNSVENHEASNSSDVSHSMGVPALGIAPVADEKVHADPTDSLGRSALMQQLTKPADEMLQMPIEKPEPNDNLIEPKSEYLEDPEESVEDLTLDDDMNDLNEMEQDNPRAGPSHDPSQHPGLASWHVTGDRSNAGGVVGAVGGTPGTTDEVFLAAQEAAQAHRDSQGFKLVPKKRKYATRSRVYYCQYYNKEYKNFHSRNSHRWRDCSKNSTACRNTRFIQCSECAYSTFYPFSMYRHCRRKHGYPKA